Proteins encoded in a region of the Marinobacter arenosus genome:
- the phoU gene encoding phosphate signaling complex protein PhoU, giving the protein MPTKKDDVYGDHISHKFNDELMDLKTEFLKMGGMVESQVENAVQALMDGDGHLAEEIRAKDKRVDQMEIDIDEEATLIIARRQPTARDLRLVISVIKMVADLERVGDEAKKIAKLAIKLAEEGQAPRGYVEVRHIGTHVLSMLHDALDAFARLDSEQALRIMKEDKRVDEEYQAAARTLLTFMMEDTRNISRCMSVMWVLRALERVGDHACNIAENVIFMVKGEDVRHTPVEEAERVVGR; this is encoded by the coding sequence ATGCCTACAAAGAAGGACGATGTTTACGGGGATCATATTTCCCACAAGTTCAATGATGAACTGATGGATCTTAAGACTGAGTTCCTGAAAATGGGCGGGATGGTCGAGTCCCAGGTCGAGAACGCCGTTCAGGCGCTGATGGACGGGGATGGCCACCTCGCCGAGGAAATTCGGGCCAAGGACAAGCGCGTCGACCAGATGGAGATCGACATTGACGAGGAAGCAACCCTCATCATTGCCCGTCGTCAGCCCACGGCCCGGGACCTGCGCCTGGTGATTTCCGTGATCAAGATGGTCGCGGACCTGGAGCGGGTCGGGGATGAAGCCAAGAAAATCGCCAAACTGGCCATCAAGCTGGCGGAAGAGGGGCAGGCGCCACGAGGTTACGTGGAAGTACGCCACATTGGCACGCACGTGCTGAGCATGCTGCACGATGCCCTCGACGCCTTTGCCCGGCTGGACTCCGAACAGGCGTTGCGGATCATGAAGGAAGACAAGCGGGTGGACGAAGAATACCAGGCGGCCGCCCGGACCCTGCTTACCTTCATGATGGAAGATACCCGGAACATCTCACGCTGCATGTCGGTGATGTGGGTTCTGCGGGCCCTGGAGCGGGTCGGTGATCACGCCTGCAACATCGCCGAGAACGTGATCTTCATGGTGAAGGGCGAGGACGTGCGC
- the pstB gene encoding phosphate ABC transporter ATP-binding protein PstB, whose translation MNTMNSSIASEASPQDEANVPVPESKPTDTVIEEGKTVGKPYSDDAKFKLRDVEVFYGESRAIKKISLDIARNEVIAFIGPSGCGKSTFLRCLNRMNDSIDICRVKGSLQLDDQDIYDSKRDVVELRARVGMVFQKPNPFPKSIYDNVAYGPRIHGLANRKSDLDEIVENSLRKAGLWDEVKDRLDATATGMSGGQQQRLCIARAIAVSPEVVLMDEPCSALDPIATAKVEELIAELSESYTIVIVTHSMQQAARVSHRTAYFHLGHLVEVNETNKVFTSPEHELTESYITGRFG comes from the coding sequence ATGAATACCATGAATTCAAGCATTGCCAGTGAAGCGTCCCCGCAGGATGAGGCGAACGTACCGGTTCCGGAGAGTAAACCGACCGATACCGTTATCGAGGAAGGCAAGACCGTCGGCAAACCGTATTCCGACGACGCCAAGTTCAAGCTTCGTGACGTCGAGGTGTTCTACGGCGAGAGCCGGGCGATCAAGAAGATCAGTCTGGACATCGCCCGAAACGAGGTGATTGCCTTCATCGGTCCCTCCGGCTGCGGCAAGTCCACGTTTCTGCGCTGCCTGAACCGGATGAACGACAGCATCGACATTTGCCGGGTCAAGGGTTCGCTGCAGCTGGACGACCAGGACATCTACGATTCCAAGCGCGATGTGGTGGAGCTCCGTGCCCGGGTGGGCATGGTGTTCCAGAAGCCCAACCCGTTCCCGAAATCGATCTACGACAACGTGGCCTACGGCCCGCGCATCCACGGGCTCGCCAATCGCAAGTCCGATCTGGATGAGATCGTCGAGAACAGCCTTCGCAAGGCCGGCCTTTGGGACGAGGTGAAAGATCGCCTGGACGCCACCGCCACCGGCATGTCCGGTGGCCAGCAGCAGCGCCTGTGCATCGCCCGCGCCATTGCCGTGAGCCCGGAAGTGGTGCTGATGGACGAGCCCTGTTCAGCGCTGGACCCGATCGCCACCGCCAAGGTGGAAGAGCTGATTGCCGAGCTGTCCGAGAGCTACACCATCGTGATCGTGACCCACTCGATGCAGCAGGCGGCTCGGGTATCCCACCGCACGGCCTACTTCCACCTGGGCCATCTGGTGGAAGTCAACGAAACCAACAAAGTATTTACCTCGCCGGAACACGAACTGACCGAATCCTACATCACAGGTCGTTTCGGCTGA